From the genome of Kosmotoga arenicorallina S304, one region includes:
- a CDS encoding cobalamin B12-binding domain-containing protein, with amino-acid sequence MSIYEEFVEILHTFDKEKAFNFAVDLLNNGAFRVVDLYEKLLIPALNSWDCDHENNKLCIWQEHIMSSIVRSIIEACYPFVLKERSKIETNHEPSVAVVCPPDEQHELGARIVSDYFTLNGFKTVFVGSNTPVEAFIEALKEYRFDFIAISVTNFYHLFKTKKLIKEIKQAFPEAKIILGGQALSKGSKEFLELGADYFIEDIHDISKLKGNDKV; translated from the coding sequence ATGAGTATTTACGAAGAATTCGTTGAAATTCTGCATACCTTTGATAAAGAAAAGGCATTTAATTTTGCAGTGGATTTACTCAACAATGGAGCGTTTAGGGTTGTTGACTTGTATGAAAAGCTGCTAATTCCCGCTTTAAATAGCTGGGACTGCGATCACGAAAACAACAAGTTATGCATATGGCAAGAGCATATAATGAGTTCAATAGTGAGATCAATAATTGAAGCCTGCTATCCATTTGTGCTTAAAGAAAGATCAAAGATTGAAACTAACCACGAGCCCTCTGTAGCCGTCGTATGCCCACCGGATGAGCAACATGAGTTGGGAGCAAGAATAGTATCTGATTACTTTACTTTGAACGGCTTTAAAACGGTTTTCGTAGGTAGCAATACACCCGTGGAAGCCTTTATAGAAGCTCTTAAAGAATATAGGTTTGACTTCATAGCAATAAGTGTCACAAATTTCTATCACCTCTTCAAAACCAAAAAGCTTATTAAAGAAATAAAGCAGGCTTTTCCTGAAGCAAAAATTATCTTAGGAGGGCAGGCGCTCAGTAAAGGTAGCAAAGAATTCTTAGAGCTTGGAGCCGATTATTTTATTGAGGACATCCATGATATCTCAAAATTGAAAGGAAATGATAAAGTATGA